The proteins below come from a single Oncorhynchus tshawytscha isolate Ot180627B linkage group LG22, Otsh_v2.0, whole genome shotgun sequence genomic window:
- the tasorb gene encoding protein TASOR isoform X1 produces the protein MALNPEVERKTDIECLKTGELDLESCESKTNSLSAAISTTSNQNGDQTGCEDGVMPEQEASERRRSGHSAARSSDNSPLPGQRQAEELPRRNFQIPRKIKERKGLYQFLAPDSREFEGLVKILSSFYLDASSRGTFSYCKARLIHNELLEKEFIEKRRELKQEGRTDPELVESYCFLFPDKSKLPWICEKGLSVGHSRITTLGNPAMGVYLSKFSDLLQMNPFEAGSCGDIVIFKVMRGRLKSIFENMPKSVLDPTPKFDCHISKNATRVTSLLSYRAFELTQQYFYEFAFDEIKPRPRHVCPYAVVSFQYKGKESAAAPMAAHRFNSAVCEGGSKGRSSYTVWSGPLVNKGQELCQVSLRSSTRHFLPFKLTEKLEMSMGMQLDQVKRKIPSVLFSWDTYSRTREVLKCGIYCSLFEVVDGKGKATSSTLSGLIHKLERERMVLVKPLVDKGFLFLLSSTQMFNPNERRGRVEKSLQALFVFQESRGVTKFTPRLSEQEPLSAEPLPPLLASMDPFIPALHYALLKMRSTPDNKHLSTVVERQALDYLTRRDSGRAFLLPEYQQNLDERGNVHPAPRPKSNMEGLLRSYLHGLSSAYVLPIVKARDMMDRINQPPPAPAPTVPDYSPVSDWGGSGGSDRPERVERQPLERPESSRRRGGTSQTHSNGAAAGTGAPPQRSRLAQSEYDKDKMKELLKLIQLHKALVKEPGGKERAEGGDEGAWEGPHGLKRKLEEDESGAMSKYLRGAHFSNGEPSRVAQGEEVENYNLAAVMESMGIYDTDLRDRGNTSQASSANETQRLLKILLSTLNKAMVQGAAVAPTDLPDHVEPSTENPLTGAPIEGRVEQARQDFFEEQTVCSLTSPFSTDSPGQQPHTSDNPSLTWELASHTDKPIPFFESQNDGNFDQRGGLEGGEKGLRGASVEQERVTKEASIERGAKGASLEREMALRGAFLEGGARDTSLEGESKVEKPARGVSLERVARPSSTLDTIVSQELHCLSNSIQGLMDNQKIYYNSQLPPRLSPRHTWQPNSSFSDFVAPYVVSVPVQGHVNTLCERMGRLVPKPRHTDSAKTPGARSTLHVPSATTHPIPSFPPPPHSLSSIPPLPSMHHLPPPPALVHSPAPVLITSPTAKPVPKTKAQPPQAKSSSSSQNRPKPVPFKQTHKNPSAAQKPSTERKSEPSASKREVYSPSQASMDSSDSTPKRPKQDAITAPSPLTPASAAGLLMGQLKPEVFSSLVEIFKDVQRNTVRFYIHSGEEEESDICVEIKEYLLSLGNTECNPQMFLENNSSLDKLLIVIQNEDISAHVNKIPALVSLKKLSTVSFAGVDSLDDVKNHTYNELFVSGGFIVSDEFVLNPDFITHDRLQAFLRFLEEQSSPENPWQWKIHNKSQKKLKELGRLNSDAMALLNLLTAYQKKHLVEFLPYHECDAQSRQAPDLDCLVKLQANHTQHRHFIFLTERRFEMFMQYSRNGIVIASIDDIMTSFHSLIGSRGQKQLPTPPPTVVHDECIEEEDMSLDSDDDSHNQVIVEHPAQSQEGVAAAGMGDSTQQPPLPESDEFRPPLPDQLNTPGRHTPSSISYSSRTPNLSNFAALKSAISQFKASNQIGRADIGSTSPGGFSVNPHQSFLCPSTQWVSYSGSSGYTASPAYPASPCSTTQEQDYRNPAAVPTTAPGSTLTSQAPLTLTDIPQPPPLPPHLKMGGTLSQSFSLPGSVSGAAGVGVGASISTVSSTSPLPITAIVASSSSLSTALTYSDPTVATTASLGLDYTQSDMVQLGYPAAVSSSANGTPTQQGDRRLSGPGESPWGLGGGTPNSQGGARPGSVSHSGLTQGGERERTGTPGGSTPGSHGGRTPVNSVESLGAGMAVPSVATRGGSIARPMLPIHGTGGSRGGEASVQPLSGGGYGCLGAMPGQMGMGRGGMGRGGMGPGSLGGYRGRGAPQRGPWPRPGVGPERPDGGGPCGPSWGYPKGRGGGQDYYSDYTYSHNYSP, from the exons ATGGCCCTGAACCCTGAAGTGGAGAGAAAAACTGACATAGAGTGTCTGAAGACCGGTGAGCTCGACTTGGAGAGCTGCGAAAGCAAGACAAATTCGTTGTCAGCCGCCATCTCGACCACATCCAACCAAAATGGCGATCAGACTGGATGTGAAGACGGTGTAATGCCCGAACAAGAAGCCTCTGAGCGGCGGAGGAGCGGCCACAGTGCCGCGAGAAGCTCCGATAATTCACCTTTACCCGGCCAGAGACAGGCTGAAGAGTTGCCAAGGAGAAATTTTCAGATCCCGAGGAAGATCAAGGAACGGAAAG GGCTGTACCAGTTTCTGGCCCCTGACTCCCGGGAATTTGAGGGCCTTGTGAAGATCCTCTCCTCCTTCTACCTGGATGCATCGTCCAGGGGGACATTCTCCTACTGCAAGGCCAGGCTCATTCATAATGAGCTGCTGGAGAAAGAG TTCATTGAGAAGAGGAGGGAGCTGAAGCAGGAGGGCCGTACAGACCCAGAGCTGGTGGAGTCCTACTGCTTCCTGTTCCCAGACAAGTCCAAG CTCCCGTGGATATGTGAGAAGGGTCTGTCTGTGGGACACTCCAGGATCACTACACTAGGAAATCCTGctatgg GTGTTTATCTGTCTAAATTCTCTGATTTGCTTCAAATGAACCCGTTTGAAGCAGGCAGTTGTGGAGACATTGTCATATTTAAAGTCATGAGG GGCCGGCTGAAGAGCATCTTTGAGAACATGCCTAAGAGTGTCCTGGACCCCACACCCAAGTTTGACTGTCACATCTCCAAGAACGCCACACGGGTCACCTCGTTGCTGTCCTACAGAGCCTTTGAACTCACGCAGCAGTACTTCTATGAGTTTGCTTTTGATGAGATCAAGCCTCGGCCCAGACATGTGTGTCCCTACGCCGTGGTGTCTTTCCAGTACAAAGGCAAGGAGTCTGCTGCTGCACCTATGGCTGCACACAGGTTCAACAGCGCTGTCTGTGAAGGAGGAAGCAAAG GGAGGAGTAGCTACACTGTGTGGAGTGGGCCACTGGTGAACAAGGGACAGGAGTTGTGCCAGGTGTCTCTACGCTCCTCTACACGCCACTTCCTCCCTTTCAAACT AACGGAGAAGTTGGAGATGAGTATGGGGATGCAGCTGGACCAGGTGAAGAGGAAGAtcccctctgttctgttctcctgggACACCTACAGCAGAACCCGGGAAG tgctgAAGTGTGGGATCTACTGCAGCCTGTTTGAGGTGGTGGATGGGAAGGGTAAAGCGACCAGCAGCACTCTCTCAGGACTCATACATAAactggagagagagcggatg GTGCTGGTGAAGCCTTTAGTTGATAAAGGCTTTCTCTTCCTCTTGTCATCTACTCAGATGTTCAATCCCAACG AACGTCGGGGGAGGGTTGAGAAGAGCCTGCAGGCATTGTTTGTCTTTCAGGAGTCCAGGGGAGTCACCAAGTTCA CGCCCAGACTGTCAGAGCAGGAGCCCCTGTCAGCTGAGCCCCTGCCCCCCCTCCTGGCCTCCATGGACCCCTTCATTCCAGCCCTGCACTATGCCTTGCTCAAGATGCGCTCAACCCCCGATAACAAGCACCTCAGCACCGTGGTGGAGCGCCAGGCCCTAGACTACCTGACCAGGAGGGACAGCGGCCGGGCCTTCCTCCTCCCAGAGTACCAACAGAACCTGGACGAGAGGGGCAATGTGCACCCCGCGCCCCGCCCCAAATCCAACATGGAGGGCCTGCTGCGTTCCTACCTACACGGCCTCTCCTCAGCCTATGTCCTTCCCATTGTCAAGGCCAGGGACATGATGGACAGGATCAACCAACCCCCGCCTGCCCCAGCTCCAACTGTCCCGGACTACAGCCCTGTGTCAGACTGGGGGGGGTCAGGAGGgtcagacagaccagagagggtggagaggcaacctctagagagaccagagagcagcaggaggagaggggggacgtCCCAGACCCATTCTAACGGGGccgcagcagggacaggggcccCGCCCCAGAGGTCCAGGTTGGCCCAGAGTGAGTACGATAAGGACAAGATGAAAGAGTTGCTGAAGCTGATCCAGCTGCATAAGGCCCTGGTGAAGGAgccaggagggaaggagagggcagaggggggTGACGAGGGGGCCTGGGAGGGCCCCCACGGCCTGAAGAGGAAACTAGAGGAGGACGAATCAGGGGCCATGTCTAAATACCTACGAGGAGCCCACTTCAGCAATGGAGAGCCCAGTAGAG TAGCCcagggggaggaggtagagaactACAACCTGGCAGCAGTAATGGAGAGCATGGGGATCTATGACACTGACCTGAGGGACAGGGGAAACACTTCCCAGGCCTCCTCAGCCAACGAGACACAGCGCCTGCTCAAGATCCTGCTCTCCACCCTCAACAAGGCCATGGTTCAAGGTGCTGCCGTGGCCCCCACCGACCTGCCTGACCACGTGGAGCCCTCCACGGAGAACCCCCTGACTGGAGCTCCGATTGAAGGGCGAGTGGAGCAGGCCCGACAGGACTTCTTTGAG gagcAGACTGTGTGCAGTCTGACCAGCCCCTTTAGCACTGACTCTCCAGGACAACAGCCACACACCTCAGACAACCCATCACTCACCTGGGAACTGGCCTCTCACACAGACAAACCTATCCCCTTCTTTGAATCTCAGAATGATGGCAACTTTGATCAGAGGGGAGGTCTGGAGGGGGGTGAGAAGGGTCTGAGAGGTGCCTCTGTGGAGCAGGAGAGGGTAACCAAGGAAGCCTCAATAGAGAGGGGAGCCAAGGGGGCTTccttggagagagagatggctctGAGGGGAGCTTTTCTGGAAGGGGGAGCCAGGGACACCTCCCTAGAGGGGGAAAGCAAGGTGGAGAAGCCAGCCAGGGGTGTTTCCCTGGAGAGGGTAGCCAGGCCGTCCAGCACTCTGGACACTATCGTAAGCCAGGAGCTCCACTGCCTCTCCAACTCCATCCAGGGCCTCATGGACAACCAGAAGATCTACTACAACTCCCAGCTGCCCCCACGGCTGTCTCCACGCCACACCTGGCAGCCCAACAGCTCATTCTCAGACTTTGTGGCTCCCTATGTTGTGTCTGTCCCTGTTCAGGGCCACGTCAACACCCTGTGTGAGAGAATGGGCCGACTAGTACCCAAACCTCGCCACACAGACTCTGCTAAAACACCTGGGGCTCGTTCTACCCTCCATGTTCCCTCCGCCACTACCCATCCTAttccttctttccctcccccgccccattccctctcctccatccctccccttccttccaTGCATCACCTTCCACCCCCGCCTGCCCTCGTCCACTCTCCTGCCCCTGTCCTCATCACGTCCCCCACCGCCAAGCCTGTCCCCAAAACCAAAGCGCAGCCCCCTCAGGCTAAGAGCTCCTCTTCTTCCCAGAACCGGCCCAAACCGGTCCCATTCAAACAGACCCACAAGAACCCCTCTGCAGCACAGAAGCCCTCGACAGAGAGGAAGTCAGAACCATCTGCctcaaagagagaggtctactctcCCTCCCAGGCCTCAATGGACTCCTCAGACTCCACCCCAAAACGGCCTAAACAAGATGCCATCACAGCCCCCTCTCCCCTTACCCCGGCGTCAGCCGCTGGACTACTGATGGGCCAGCTGAAGCCTGAGGTGTTCAGCAGCCTGGTGGAGATCTTCAAGGACGTGCAGAGGAACACGGTCAGATTCTACATCCactctggggaggaggaggagagtgacatCTGTGTGGAGATCAAG GAGTACTTGCTGAGCCTGGGCAACACGGAGTGTAACCCCCAGATGTTCCTGGAGAATAACAGCAGTCTGGATAAGTTGCTCATCGTCATTCAGAACGAGGACATCTCAGCCCACGTCAACAAG ATCCCAGCTCTGGTGTCATTGAAGAAGCTGTCCACGGTGAGCTTTGCAGGAGTTGACAGTCTGGACGATGTGAAGAACCACACCTACAACGAGCTCTTTGTCTCTGGAGGATTCATAGTGTCTGATGAGTTTGTCCTCAACCCAGACTTCATAACACACG ACCGGTTGCAGGCGTTCCTGCGGTTCCTAGAGGAGCAGAGCTCTCCAGAGAACCCCTGGCAGTGGAAGATTCACAATAAGTCCCAGAAGAAACTCAAAGAGCTGGGCAG GTTGAACAGTGATGCCATGGCTCTCCTCAACCTGCTGACAGCCTATCAGAAGAAGCACCTGGTGGAGTTCTTGCCTTACCACGAGTGTGACGCCCAATCACGTCAGGCCCCTGATCTGGACTGCCTGGTCAAGCTCCAGGCTAACCACACCCAGCACCGCCACTTTATCTTCCTCACAG AGAGGCGCTTTGAGATGTTCATGCAGTACTCCAGGAACGGCATAGTGATCGCCAGCATTGATGACATCATGACCAGTTTCCACAGCCTGATTGGCTCCAGAGGTCAGAAACAACTGCCCACACCGCCCCCCACTG tagTGCATGATGAGTGTATAGAAGAGGAGGATATGTCGCTGGACTCTGATGACGACAGCCACAACCAGGTGATCGTAGAGCATCCTGCCCAATCCCAGGAGGGGGTAGCAGCAGCGGGCATGGGGGACTCAACCCAGCAGCCCCCCTTACCAGAGTCAGATGAGTTCCGCCCCCCTCTCCCCGACCAGCTCAACACCCCTGGCCGACACAcgccctcctccatctcctactCCAGCAGAACCCCCAACCTGTCCAACTTCGCTGCTCTCAAATCTGCCATTTCCCAGTTCAAAGCCTCCAACCAGATTGGTAGGGCGGACATAGGCAGCACTTCGCCAGGAGGGTTTTCTGTCAACCCCCACCAGAGCTTCCTGTGTCCGTCTACCCAGTGGGTGTCCTACTCTGGCTCCTCCGGCTACACAGCCTCCCCAGCCTACCCCGCCTCGCCCTGTAGCACCACCCAAGAACAGGACTACAGAAACCCAGCCGCAGTACCTACTACAGCCCCAGGTTCCACTCTGACCAGCCAGGCTCCCCTCACCCTAACGGATATCCCCCAGCCTCCCCCGCTTCCTCCACATCTCAAGATGGGTGGGACTCTGTCCCAGTCGTTTAGCCTGCCTGGCTCTGTTAGTGGAGCGGCCGGGGTTGGTGTTGGAGCATCTATCTCCACAGTCAGCAGCACTAGCCCTCTGCCCATCACAGCCATAGtggcctcttcctcttctctctccactgcacTAACATACTCCGACCCTACTGTTGCCACCACAGCCTCCTTAGGCCTGGACTACACTCAGAGCGACATGGTCCAGCTTGGCTACCCGGCAGCGGTCAGCTCCAGCGCTAACGGGACCCCCACCCAGCAGGGGGACAGGAGACTTAGTGGGCCCGGGGAGAGCCCATGGGGGTTAGGAGGAGGAACCCCTAACAGCCAGGGAGGGGCCAGGCCTGGCTCTGTCTCCCATAGCGGTCTCACCcaaggtggggagagggagaggacaggcacTCCTGGTGGCAGTACCCCTGGAAGTCACGGGGGCAGGACTCCAGTGAACAGTGTAGAAAGCCTTGGAGCGGGTATGGCTGTTCCCTCTGTGGCCACCAGGGGGGGCTCAATAGCTAGGCCCATGCTGCCCATCCATGGGACTGGAGGCAGTCGAGGTGGAGAGGCCAGTGTCCAGCCACTCAGCGGTGGTGGCTACGGCTGTTTAGGTGCCATGCCTGGACAGATGGGTATGGGACGCGGCGGCATGGGACGCGGGGGTATGGGTCCCGGGTCGTTAGGGgggtacagagggagaggagccCCACAGAGAGGCCCCTGGCCCAGGCCGGGAGTGGGACCCGAACGGCCGGATGGAGGTGGACCCTGCGGACCCTCCTGGGGTTACccgaaggggaggggagggggacaagaTTACTACTCAGATTACACATACTCACACAACTACTCCCCCTGA